Proteins encoded together in one Bosea sp. (in: a-proteobacteria) window:
- a CDS encoding NAD-dependent epimerase/dehydratase family protein: protein MSRKSVLVTGAGGFIGFHLVNYLKGKGYRVRGVDIKAPDYEASSADEFQILDLREIGNCREAVDGMDEVYNLAADMGGIGYISGAHASITYNNTMISAQMLKAAHEARVARFLFSSSACVYPQHLQDVPSVVPLKEEDAFPADPEPGYGLEKLYTEKLCQYFTEDYGFQTRLVRFHNVYGPLGTYDGGKEKAPAAICRKIAHAASGDTIEVWGDGKQTRSFMYIDDCVEGIYRIMRSDYSGPLNLGTDELVDVSGLVDIVAGISGKTIHKRFNTDRPQGVRGRNSDNTRLREVLGWEPQIHLRQGLVPTYRWIESEVKAGDRGHDMPRTEPMIAAQ, encoded by the coding sequence ATGTCAAGAAAATCTGTATTGGTTACCGGCGCCGGCGGCTTCATCGGCTTCCATCTCGTCAATTACCTGAAGGGTAAGGGCTATCGGGTCAGGGGCGTCGACATCAAGGCGCCCGACTACGAAGCCAGTTCGGCGGATGAATTCCAGATCCTCGATCTGCGCGAGATCGGGAATTGCCGCGAAGCCGTCGACGGCATGGATGAGGTCTACAACCTCGCCGCCGATATGGGCGGCATCGGCTACATCTCCGGAGCGCACGCCTCCATCACCTACAACAACACCATGATCAGTGCCCAGATGCTCAAGGCGGCGCATGAGGCCAGGGTCGCGCGCTTCCTGTTCTCCTCCTCGGCTTGCGTCTATCCGCAGCACCTCCAGGATGTGCCCTCGGTCGTGCCCCTGAAGGAAGAGGATGCGTTCCCGGCCGATCCCGAGCCCGGCTACGGGCTGGAGAAGCTCTATACCGAGAAGCTGTGCCAGTACTTCACCGAGGATTACGGCTTCCAGACCCGGCTCGTCCGCTTCCACAACGTCTACGGGCCGCTCGGCACCTATGACGGCGGCAAGGAGAAGGCGCCCGCCGCGATCTGCCGCAAGATCGCGCATGCGGCCTCCGGCGACACGATCGAGGTCTGGGGCGACGGCAAGCAGACCCGCTCCTTCATGTATATCGACGATTGCGTCGAGGGCATCTACCGCATCATGCGATCGGATTACTCCGGACCGCTCAATCTCGGCACCGACGAGCTGGTCGACGTCAGCGGGCTCGTCGACATCGTCGCCGGGATCTCCGGCAAGACGATCCACAAGCGCTTCAACACCGATCGCCCGCAAGGCGTCCGCGGCCGCAACAGCGACAACACCCGCCTGCGCGAGGTGCTCGGCTGGGAGCCGCAGATCCATCTGCGCCAGGGGCTGGTGCCGACCTATCGCTGGATCGAGAGCGAGGTGAAGGCCGGCGACCGCGGGCACGACATGCCCCGGACAGAGCCGATGATCGCGGCACAATAA
- a CDS encoding WecB/TagA/CpsF family glycosyltransferase, which yields MAARPSPPRVRIMGVNVSAITMADALRAVEDWIDRRARHFVCITGVHGVIESQSDPALMAIHERAGLVTPDGMPLVWMARKLGHRHTERVYGPDLMLALSALSAQKGYRQYYYGGAPGLADRLRDRLAGRFPGLAVAGTFSPPFRAATEDEDEATVRMINQARPDIVWIGLSTPKQEYWMADHLGRIDAPVMIGVGAAFDFLAGTKRQAPLWMQRNGLEWLFRLLSEPRRLWRRYGRIVPQFMIGAGLQLLRRKNASPNIQKL from the coding sequence ATGGCCGCACGGCCTTCCCCTCCCCGGGTCCGCATCATGGGCGTCAATGTCAGCGCCATCACGATGGCGGACGCTCTACGGGCGGTCGAGGACTGGATCGACCGGCGGGCGCGGCATTTCGTCTGCATCACCGGCGTCCACGGCGTGATCGAGAGCCAGTCGGACCCGGCGCTCATGGCGATCCACGAGCGCGCCGGCCTCGTCACGCCGGACGGGATGCCGCTGGTATGGATGGCCAGAAAGCTCGGCCATCGCCATACGGAGCGGGTCTACGGCCCCGACCTGATGCTGGCGCTCTCCGCGCTGTCCGCGCAGAAAGGCTATCGCCAGTACTACTACGGCGGTGCTCCGGGCCTTGCCGACCGGCTTCGCGACCGCCTCGCCGGGCGTTTTCCGGGTCTTGCCGTCGCGGGCACCTTCTCGCCGCCGTTCCGGGCAGCCACGGAGGACGAGGACGAGGCGACGGTGCGCATGATCAACCAGGCCCGCCCCGACATCGTCTGGATCGGGCTCAGCACGCCGAAGCAGGAATACTGGATGGCGGACCATCTCGGGCGGATCGATGCGCCCGTCATGATCGGCGTCGGCGCCGCTTTCGACTTCCTGGCCGGCACGAAGCGCCAGGCGCCGCTCTGGATGCAGCGCAACGGGCTCGAATGGCTGTTCAGGCTGCTGTCCGAGCCGCGACGCCTCTGGCGCCGCTACGGCAGGATCGTCCCGCAGTTCATGATCGGCGCCGGCCTGCAATTGCTCCGCCGGAAGAACGCCTCTCCAAACATTCAAAAGCTATAA
- a CDS encoding UDP-glucuronic acid decarboxylase family protein: MQKRILVTGGAGFLGCHLCERLVAQGHQVLAVDNYYTGRRENLSGLLGQPLFEAVRHDVTFPLHLEVDEIYNLACPASPVRYQRDPVQTTKTSVLGAINMLGMAKRLGIPILQASTSEIYGDPDVHPQVEDYRGLVSISGPRACYDEGKRCAETLFYDYNRRHGVAIRVARIFNTYGPRMNAEDGRVVSNFIVQALKNEPITLYGDGRQTRAFCFVDDLVEGLMRLMNVTKPLDGAVNLGNPVETTMAEIAELIIAMTGSRSEIVFRPLPQDDPRQRCPDITKAQELLHWSPKVPLQEGLRRTIAYFEDWLSRSRDPVRRMDVARAG, translated from the coding sequence ATGCAGAAACGCATTCTCGTCACAGGCGGCGCAGGCTTCCTGGGTTGCCATCTCTGCGAGCGGCTGGTCGCTCAAGGCCACCAGGTCCTGGCGGTCGACAACTACTATACGGGGCGCCGCGAAAACCTGAGCGGGCTTCTCGGCCAGCCGCTGTTCGAAGCGGTGAGGCACGACGTGACCTTCCCGCTCCATCTGGAGGTCGACGAGATCTACAATCTCGCCTGCCCGGCCTCGCCGGTGCGCTATCAGCGCGACCCGGTGCAGACGACGAAGACGAGCGTGCTCGGCGCGATCAACATGCTGGGCATGGCCAAGCGCCTCGGCATCCCGATCCTGCAGGCCTCGACCAGCGAAATCTATGGCGACCCCGATGTGCATCCGCAGGTCGAGGACTATCGGGGGCTCGTCAGCATCAGCGGGCCTCGCGCCTGCTACGACGAGGGCAAGCGTTGCGCCGAGACGCTGTTCTACGACTACAACCGGCGCCATGGCGTGGCCATCCGCGTCGCCCGCATCTTCAACACCTACGGTCCCCGCATGAATGCGGAAGACGGCCGCGTCGTCTCCAATTTCATCGTCCAGGCGCTGAAGAACGAGCCGATCACGCTCTATGGAGACGGGCGGCAGACGCGCGCCTTCTGCTTCGTCGACGATCTCGTCGAGGGTCTGATGCGCCTGATGAACGTGACGAAGCCGCTCGATGGCGCGGTCAATCTCGGCAACCCCGTCGAAACCACCATGGCCGAGATCGCCGAGCTGATCATCGCGATGACGGGCTCGCGCTCCGAGATCGTCTTCAGGCCCCTGCCGCAGGACGATCCGCGGCAGCGCTGCCCGGATATCACCAAGGCGCAGGAGCTGCTGCACTGGAGCCCCAAGGTTCCGCTTCAGGAAGGCTTGCGCCGCACGATCGCCTATTTCGAGGACTGGCTGTCGCGCTCGCGCGACCCGGTGCGGCGTATGGATGTCGCGAGGGCCGGATGA